In Dysidea avara chromosome 3, odDysAvar1.4, whole genome shotgun sequence, a single window of DNA contains:
- the LOC136249922 gene encoding RING finger protein 151-like, giving the protein MGFDKLLFIDFVPLDCVCPICQDVLEDASETISCQHGFCEACILRWLTEHRSCPTCRSPITADDLRPIHRIWREKLVNLRMKCKNTQHGCTAEITLEELPGHLNTCQYALVACPHDSCPEVVMRKMLDEHMTTCQYRKLLCEECGLEFLATEIAEHKCITSLREYMMEQIEAAKRETLAECMKMVRKERRHYESLLQEQKKNVEDLRRTLSNLLSHQRMHDKLSSGGSNIHQPRNPPSLPRGASANPPPIIEEQQTSNGRKLSLPRLAPLHTHMNLSRSSGDRSRSRSGDIHPR; this is encoded by the exons ATGGGATTCGACAAACTGCTGTTTATCGACTTTGTTCCCCTTGACTGTGTGTGTCCGATATGTCAAGATGTCCTCGAAGACGCCAGTGAAACGATTAGCTGCCAACACGGATTCTGCGAAGCGTGTATACTCAG ATGGTTAACTGAGCACAGAAGTTGTCCGACTTGTCGCAGTCCAATCACGGCGGATGATTTGAGGCCAATACACAGAATATGGCGAGAGAAGTTGGTAAACTTACGAATGAAATGTAAGAATACTCAACACGGTTGTACAGCTGAAATTACCCTTGAGGAGTTACCCGGTCACTTAAACACGTGTCAGTATGCACTTGTCGCATGTCCTCACGACTCATGCCCTGAAGTCGTGATGAGGAAAATGTTGGACGAACACATGACAACATGTCAGTATCGTAAATTGTTATGTGAGGAATGTGGACTAGAGTTTTTAGCTACAGAAATAGCTGAACATAAGTGCATTACTAGCTTACGAGAATACATGATGGAGCAAATTGAAGCTGCTAAGAGAGAGACATTAGCAGAGTGTATGAAAATGGTGCGGAAGGAGAGGCGCCATTACGAGAGTCTTCTTCAAGAACAGAAGAAAAATGTTGAAGATTTGAGGAGGACGTTAAGCAACTTATTATCACACCAACGTATGCACGATAAACTTAGTAGCGGTGGCAGTAACATTCATCAGCCGAGAAATCCACCATCATTACCAAGAGGAGCATCAGCTAATCCTCCCCCTATTATTGAAGAACAACAAACATCTAATGGTAGAAAGTTATCACTCCCTCGTCTGGCACCACTCCATACTCACATGAATCTCAGTCGATCATCTGGAG ATCGTTCAAGGTCCCGAAGCGGAGACATTCATCCAAGATAA
- the LOC136249920 gene encoding F-box only protein 16-like isoform X1 produces the protein MELAGLDLSLRRNSTWTPKNHKPSRETVFHERLTLLDKWYNGWTAEQRRYFIEHVLMKCTMQQLALIDTLVHPQMPTFAVEFTRVIPRHLCLKIFSLLDPRSLCRSSQVCWYWHYLTEENCIWKPKCLRFGWTLPQPPVSTDLGIWKRHYLSCVRNLHWVPPSTVVKEQDQQDISILEDTQTQQPVKLDTTRKRLSIRRQSRRKGGSISFSQMDTTSQQKPVWRHPDRHPKNISQSTILNSSWMTHKHPRSSQSILLKTYPNEETSPPSGSLQEDNEQFSLHDQVSIDDEVFDNSIHNPRPRKSLPLTPNRKPMGRVYRSDTYSSLLKNTQILETTSKEITTPTQTPLSTDTENTELTTKPWLIAQHSDNSDSDV, from the exons ATGGAGCTAGCTGGATTAGATCTATCTCTGCGGAGAAACAGCACATGGACCCCCAAGAATCATAAACCATCCAGAGAAACG GTTTTTCATGAAAGACTAACCTTACTAGACAAATGG tacaatgGATGGACTGCAGAACAGAGACGATACTTTATCGAACATGTTCTAATGAAATGTACAATGCAACAGTTAGCATTGATTGACACCCTTGTTCATCCTCAAATGCCTACGTTTGCTGTGGAATTCACCAGGGTGATCCCAAGACACCTCTGCCTTAAAATATTCTCTCTTCTTGACCCTAGAAGCTTATGCAGATCATCACAG GTGTGTTGGTATTGGCACTACCTCACTGAAGAGAACTGTATTTGGAAGCCAAAATGTCTGAGGTTTGGATGGACGCTGCCACAACCACCAGTATCAACAGACTTGGGCATATGGAAGAGACATTACCTTAGCTGTGTGAGGAACCTTCATTGGGTGCCTCCTTCAACAGTTGTCAAG GAGCAAGATCAACAAGATATTTCAATACTTGAGGACACCCAGACACAACAACCTGTTAAACTAGACACGACCAGGAAGAGGTTAAGTATTAGGAGACAGAGCAGGAGGAAAGGGGGGAGCATTTCTTTTTCCCAAATGGACACCACATCACAACAGAAACCAGTATGGAGACATCCAGATCGCCATCCTAAAAACATTTCACAATCAACTATCCTAAACTCTTCATGGATGACACATAAACA CCCAAGATCAAGTCAAAGTATTCTCTTGAAGACATACCCAAATGAAGAAACCTCACCACCGTCAGGTTCATTACAA GAAGACAATGAACAATTCTCCTTACATGACCAAGTATCAATTGATGATGAAGTATTTGACAATTCTATACATAACCCACGCCCTAGAAAATCATTACCATTAACTCCCAATAGAAAACCTATGGGTAGAGTGTATAGGTCTGATACATATAGTTCCTTATTAAAGAACACACAGATACTAGAAACCACTTCTAAAGAAATAACTACACCCACACAGACACCACTCTCAACTGATACAGAAAATACAG AACTAACCACCAAGCCATGGCTGATAGCACAACACTCGGACAATAGTGACAGTGATGTATAG
- the LOC136249926 gene encoding palmitoyl-protein thioesterase ABHD10, mitochondrial-like: MAGEAAAASAALPVFRSSSGNNLVYEKLNGKGPGIVYLHGISSSRIGEKANALEAYCKKEGRAFIRFDYSGHGQSEGSFEECNVSTWLSDVQSVIDNLTEGKQVLVGSSLGGWLMLLYAMRNPDKIHALVGLAVAADYTQRIWNSLNSETKKQVKTLGYYEYLSPYGDNKPVNYTLQFIQDGSKHTVLDMPGLEIIKAPVRLLHGDLDDVIPTSVSLALMQKITSSVTLDVIDDGDHRLSRPDDIAQLLRLVGECCKCDDEVDLCQSMDDD, encoded by the coding sequence ATGGCTGGTGAGGCGGCTGCAGCTTCAGCGGCCTTGCCTGTCTTTCGTTCGTCGTCTGGGAATAATCTGGTGTACGAAAAGTTGAATGGGAAGGGACCAGGGATAGTATATCTACATGGAATCAGTTCTTCAAGGATTGGGGAAAAGGCTAACGCGTTAGAAGCTTATTGCAAGAAAGAAGGAAGGGCGTTTATTAGATTTGACTACTCAGGCCATGGACAATCAGAAGGGTCGTTTGAAGAATGTAACGTATCCACGTGGTTAAGCGATGTTCAGTCAGTGATTGATAATTTAACTGAGGGCAAACAGGTACTAGTTGGTTCAAGTCTAGGCGGCTGGCTAATGTTACTATACGCCATGAGAAACCCTGACAAAATCCACGCATTGGTTGGTCTAGCAGTAGCAGCGGACTACACGCAGAGAATATGGAACTCGCTAAACAGCGAAACCAAGAAACAAGTAAAGACCTTGGGCTATTATGAATACCTGTCACCTTATGGAGATAACAAGCCAGTGAATTACACACTACAGTTTATTCAAGATGGATCTAAACACACAGTACTTGACATGCCAGGGCTGGAGATCATCAAGGCACCAGTGCGACTACTACACGGCGACCTGGATGATGTTATTCCAACCTCGGTATCACTGGCACTGATGCAGAAGATCACAAGTTCAGTAACTCTAGATGTTATAGATGATGGAGACCACAGACTATCTAGACCAGACGACATAGCCCAACTGTTGCGGCTTGTTGGTGAATGTTGTAAGTGCGACGATGAGGTTGACCTTTGTCAGAGCATGGATGATGACTAG
- the LOC136249928 gene encoding large ribosomal subunit protein mL53-like produces MSFGKAARHARGLDLSRIKKVIVTFWSYDQRNSAVREIYRALSRDQLKESNPKCSITANVLSIPIDPKVEVTFADNSTILYNTVDMEAIQLLAKINKKAKSL; encoded by the exons ATGTCTTTTGGAAAAGCCGCCAGACATGCCAGAGGATTAGACCTTTCCAGAATAAAGAAGGTGATAGTGACCTTTTGGTCTTATGATCAAAGGAATTCAGCAGTCAG GGAGATATATCGGGCTCTATCACGGGATCAATTGAAGGAGAGTAATCCAAAATGTTCCATAACCGCTAATGTACTTAGTATACCAATTGATCCTAAAGTTGAAGTGACATTTG CTGATAACAGTACAATACTCTACAATACTGTTGATATGGAAGCTATCCAATTGCTGGCAAAAATTAACAAGAAGGCAAAGTCATTATAA
- the LOC136249918 gene encoding dual specificity protein kinase CLK2-like isoform X2, producing the protein MLACVHNTTEPGCLQNERRRHKPNKTVSGRIRKEERDEVKQKVKDDVDGHLIYKSGDTLEHRFEIVSTLGEGTFGKVVCCKDRLSGRRVAIKIIKNVDKYRAAAKIEIRVLKQIQTFIADGQELCVQMLNWFDYHGHICLTFDLLGLSVFDFLKDNNYHPYSLLQVKQISYQLIKAVKYLHQSRLTHTDLKPENILFESSDYDLMYDPKKKQDVRVVKNTAIQLIDFGSATFDDEHHSTIVSTRHYRAPEVILELGWSHPCDMWSIGCIMFELYRGYTLFQTHDNREHLAMMEHILGKLPRRMCTETRKTNYFWNGNLQWDYDSPDGKYVRDHCRKLKRYMLSQDYEHQLLFDLMEQLLEYEPLKRITAREALRHPFFTHDHRQPIRTFGHHVAHIKNSLSSSGSGSETD; encoded by the exons ATGCTCGCCTGTGTTCATAATACTACCGAACCTGGGTGTTTGCAGAACGAAAGACGTCGGCATAAACCTAACAAAACAGTTAGCGGGAGAATACGAAAGGAAGAAAGGGATGAAGTCAAGCAGAAAGTGAAGGACGATGTTGACGGCCATCTCATTTACAAGAGCGGAGACACCTTGGAGCATAGAT TTGAAATTGTAAGTACACTTGGTGAAGGAACATTTGGCAAAGTGGTCTGCTGTAAAGATCG TTTGTCTGGAAGGAGAGTTGCTATTAAGATCATCAAAAATGTCGACAAGTACAG GGCTGCAGCAAAGATTGAGATaagagtactgaaacaaattcAGACATTTATTGCTGACGGACAAGA ACTTTGTGTCCAGATGCTAAACTGGTTTGATTATCATGGTCACATCTGCCTGACATTTGATCTTCTAGGACTCAGCGTGTTTGATTTTCTT AAAGACAATAACTACCATCCTTACTCATTATTGCAAGTCAAGCAAATCTCCTACCAACTCATCAAGGCTGTCAAAT ACCTACACCAGAGCAGACTGACACACACTGACCTCAAACCTGAAAACATCTTATTTGAATCCTCTGATTATGACTTGATGTATGATCCAAAGAAG AAACAAGATGTACGAGTGGTCAAAAACACAGCAATACAACTTATTGATTTTGGATCAGCCACATTTGATGATGAACATCATAGTACTATAGTATCAACAAGACATTACAGAGCGCCTGAAGTGATATTAG AGTTGGGTTGGTCTCACCCATGTGATATGTGGAGTATTGGTTGTATAATGTTTGAACTGTATCGCGGCTACACCTTATTCCAGACACATGACAATCGAGAACACTTGGCTATGATGGAACACATTTTGGGCAAATTACCAAGAAGGATGTGCACTGAAACAAGAAAAACGAACTATTTTTGGAATGGAAACTTGCAGTGGGATTACGACAGTCCTGATGGAAAATATGTCCGTGATCATTGCAGAAAATTGAAA CGATACATGCTCTCACAAGATTATGAACATCAATTGTTATTTGACCTTATGGAGCAGTTACTAGAATATGAGCCTCTAAAAAGAATTACAGCGAGGGAGGCACTAAGACATCCATTTTTCACTCATGATCACCGTCAACCTATAAGGACTTTTGGACACCATGTAGCTCACATTAAGAACTCGTTATCAAGTTCAGGCAGTGGAAGTGAAACTGATTAG
- the LOC136249925 gene encoding transcription factor SPT20 homolog isoform X2, whose translation MFLTLFVGVVLAAIFFKTSAAQGDEERTVEISIIIIATLIIFFLLVAWCGFLFGLWRNRKFTKEMTRIEQNHQLRQQQWKQRQQQRKQQVQEQQQQQQQQQQQQQQQQQISRPLLQTNWMLRSPESHFSHSRQSSYNSGASTPSAPPLPLTVPPRDYPDYSPSVNASVSSGIGYQSRGAFDHLQGYVSPEHSFTNPGYRSTASPQDHTPIQSGYSPMPPRSTSTPAIKKPHKISQPSTFENSVYNMEMHQYSQLQQWPQNY comes from the exons ATGTTCCTCACCTTATTTGTTGGAGTAGTTTTGGCGGCTATTTTTTTCAAAACTTCAGCAGCTCAGGG AGATGAAGAAAGAACTGTTGAGATATCAATCATAATAATTGCTACACTAATCATCTTCTTTCTACTTGTTGCTTGGTGTGGGTTTTTATTTGGACTTTGGAGGAACAGAAAGTTTACCAAGGAAATGACAAGAATAGAGCAGAATCACCAGCTTCGTCAGCAGCAGTGGAAACAAAGACAGCAACAACGGAAGCAGCAAGTGcaagaacaacaacaacaacagcagcaacaacaacaaca gcagcaacaacaacaacaaattaGTAGACCTCTTTTGCAGACTAACTGGATGTTACGTTCTCCAGAATCTCATTTCTCTCATTCACGTCAAAGTAGCTATAACTCTGGTGCTTCAACCCCATCAGCTCCTCCTCTACCGTTGACAGTTCCACCTCGAGATTATCCTGATTACAGTCCCTCTGTTAATGCATCAGTATCTTCAGGAATTGGCTACCAAAGCAGAGGTGCATTTGATCATTTGCAAGGATACGTGAGCCCAGAGCATTCCTTCACCAATCCAGGATACAGGTCAACAGCTAGTCCTCAAGACCACACTCCAATTCAATCAGGGTACTCTCCAATGCCGCCTAGGTCAACATCCACCCCAGCAATTAAG AAGCCACACAAGATCAGCCAACCATCTACTTTTGAAAATTCAGTCTACAACATGGAGATGCATCAATATTCACAACTGCAACAATGGCCTCAAAACTACTGA
- the LOC136249920 gene encoding F-box only protein 16-like isoform X2: MELAGLDLSLRRNSTWTPKNHKPSRETYNGWTAEQRRYFIEHVLMKCTMQQLALIDTLVHPQMPTFAVEFTRVIPRHLCLKIFSLLDPRSLCRSSQVCWYWHYLTEENCIWKPKCLRFGWTLPQPPVSTDLGIWKRHYLSCVRNLHWVPPSTVVKEQDQQDISILEDTQTQQPVKLDTTRKRLSIRRQSRRKGGSISFSQMDTTSQQKPVWRHPDRHPKNISQSTILNSSWMTHKHPRSSQSILLKTYPNEETSPPSGSLQEDNEQFSLHDQVSIDDEVFDNSIHNPRPRKSLPLTPNRKPMGRVYRSDTYSSLLKNTQILETTSKEITTPTQTPLSTDTENTELTTKPWLIAQHSDNSDSDV, translated from the exons ATGGAGCTAGCTGGATTAGATCTATCTCTGCGGAGAAACAGCACATGGACCCCCAAGAATCATAAACCATCCAGAGAAACG tacaatgGATGGACTGCAGAACAGAGACGATACTTTATCGAACATGTTCTAATGAAATGTACAATGCAACAGTTAGCATTGATTGACACCCTTGTTCATCCTCAAATGCCTACGTTTGCTGTGGAATTCACCAGGGTGATCCCAAGACACCTCTGCCTTAAAATATTCTCTCTTCTTGACCCTAGAAGCTTATGCAGATCATCACAG GTGTGTTGGTATTGGCACTACCTCACTGAAGAGAACTGTATTTGGAAGCCAAAATGTCTGAGGTTTGGATGGACGCTGCCACAACCACCAGTATCAACAGACTTGGGCATATGGAAGAGACATTACCTTAGCTGTGTGAGGAACCTTCATTGGGTGCCTCCTTCAACAGTTGTCAAG GAGCAAGATCAACAAGATATTTCAATACTTGAGGACACCCAGACACAACAACCTGTTAAACTAGACACGACCAGGAAGAGGTTAAGTATTAGGAGACAGAGCAGGAGGAAAGGGGGGAGCATTTCTTTTTCCCAAATGGACACCACATCACAACAGAAACCAGTATGGAGACATCCAGATCGCCATCCTAAAAACATTTCACAATCAACTATCCTAAACTCTTCATGGATGACACATAAACA CCCAAGATCAAGTCAAAGTATTCTCTTGAAGACATACCCAAATGAAGAAACCTCACCACCGTCAGGTTCATTACAA GAAGACAATGAACAATTCTCCTTACATGACCAAGTATCAATTGATGATGAAGTATTTGACAATTCTATACATAACCCACGCCCTAGAAAATCATTACCATTAACTCCCAATAGAAAACCTATGGGTAGAGTGTATAGGTCTGATACATATAGTTCCTTATTAAAGAACACACAGATACTAGAAACCACTTCTAAAGAAATAACTACACCCACACAGACACCACTCTCAACTGATACAGAAAATACAG AACTAACCACCAAGCCATGGCTGATAGCACAACACTCGGACAATAGTGACAGTGATGTATAG
- the LOC136249920 gene encoding F-box only protein 16-like isoform X3 codes for MELAGLDLSLRRNSTWTPKNHKPSRETVFHERLTLLDKWYNGWTAEQRRYFIEHVLMKCTMQQLALIDTLVHPQMPTFAVEFTRVIPRHLCLKIFSLLDPRSLCRSSQVCWYWHYLTEENCIWKPKCLRFGWTLPQPPVSTDLGIWKRHYLSCVRNLHWVPPSTVVKEQDQQDISILEDTQTQQPVKLDTTRKRLSIRRQSRRKGGSISFSQMDTTSQQKPVWRHPDRHPKNISQSTILNSSWMTHKHPRSSQSILLKTYPNEETSPPSGSLQEDNEQFSLHDQVSIDDEVFDNSIHNPRPRKSLPLTPNRKPMDTRNHF; via the exons ATGGAGCTAGCTGGATTAGATCTATCTCTGCGGAGAAACAGCACATGGACCCCCAAGAATCATAAACCATCCAGAGAAACG GTTTTTCATGAAAGACTAACCTTACTAGACAAATGG tacaatgGATGGACTGCAGAACAGAGACGATACTTTATCGAACATGTTCTAATGAAATGTACAATGCAACAGTTAGCATTGATTGACACCCTTGTTCATCCTCAAATGCCTACGTTTGCTGTGGAATTCACCAGGGTGATCCCAAGACACCTCTGCCTTAAAATATTCTCTCTTCTTGACCCTAGAAGCTTATGCAGATCATCACAG GTGTGTTGGTATTGGCACTACCTCACTGAAGAGAACTGTATTTGGAAGCCAAAATGTCTGAGGTTTGGATGGACGCTGCCACAACCACCAGTATCAACAGACTTGGGCATATGGAAGAGACATTACCTTAGCTGTGTGAGGAACCTTCATTGGGTGCCTCCTTCAACAGTTGTCAAG GAGCAAGATCAACAAGATATTTCAATACTTGAGGACACCCAGACACAACAACCTGTTAAACTAGACACGACCAGGAAGAGGTTAAGTATTAGGAGACAGAGCAGGAGGAAAGGGGGGAGCATTTCTTTTTCCCAAATGGACACCACATCACAACAGAAACCAGTATGGAGACATCCAGATCGCCATCCTAAAAACATTTCACAATCAACTATCCTAAACTCTTCATGGATGACACATAAACA CCCAAGATCAAGTCAAAGTATTCTCTTGAAGACATACCCAAATGAAGAAACCTCACCACCGTCAGGTTCATTACAA GAAGACAATGAACAATTCTCCTTACATGACCAAGTATCAATTGATGATGAAGTATTTGACAATTCTATACATAACCCACGCCCTAGAAAATCATTACCATTAACTCCCAATAGAAAACCTATGG ATACTAGAAACCACTTCTAA
- the LOC136249925 gene encoding uncharacterized protein isoform X1: MFLTLFVGVVLAAIFFKTSAAQGDEERTVEISIIIIATLIIFFLLVAWCGFLFGLWRNRKFTKEMTRIEQNHQLRQQQWKQRQQQRKQQVQEQQQQQQQQQQQQQQQQQQQQQQQQQQQQISRPLLQTNWMLRSPESHFSHSRQSSYNSGASTPSAPPLPLTVPPRDYPDYSPSVNASVSSGIGYQSRGAFDHLQGYVSPEHSFTNPGYRSTASPQDHTPIQSGYSPMPPRSTSTPAIKKPHKISQPSTFENSVYNMEMHQYSQLQQWPQNY; this comes from the exons ATGTTCCTCACCTTATTTGTTGGAGTAGTTTTGGCGGCTATTTTTTTCAAAACTTCAGCAGCTCAGGG AGATGAAGAAAGAACTGTTGAGATATCAATCATAATAATTGCTACACTAATCATCTTCTTTCTACTTGTTGCTTGGTGTGGGTTTTTATTTGGACTTTGGAGGAACAGAAAGTTTACCAAGGAAATGACAAGAATAGAGCAGAATCACCAGCTTCGTCAGCAGCAGTGGAAACAAAGACAGCAACAACGGAAGCAGCAAGTGcaagaacaacaacaacaacagcagcaacaacaacaacaacaacagcagcagcaacaacaacaacaacaacagcagcaacaacaacaacaaattaGTAGACCTCTTTTGCAGACTAACTGGATGTTACGTTCTCCAGAATCTCATTTCTCTCATTCACGTCAAAGTAGCTATAACTCTGGTGCTTCAACCCCATCAGCTCCTCCTCTACCGTTGACAGTTCCACCTCGAGATTATCCTGATTACAGTCCCTCTGTTAATGCATCAGTATCTTCAGGAATTGGCTACCAAAGCAGAGGTGCATTTGATCATTTGCAAGGATACGTGAGCCCAGAGCATTCCTTCACCAATCCAGGATACAGGTCAACAGCTAGTCCTCAAGACCACACTCCAATTCAATCAGGGTACTCTCCAATGCCGCCTAGGTCAACATCCACCCCAGCAATTAAG AAGCCACACAAGATCAGCCAACCATCTACTTTTGAAAATTCAGTCTACAACATGGAGATGCATCAATATTCACAACTGCAACAATGGCCTCAAAACTACTGA
- the LOC136249927 gene encoding small ribosomal subunit protein eS8-like encodes MGISRDSCHKRRNTGGKRKPLRKKRKFELGRPAANTKIGQKRIHVVRCRGGNKKYRALRLDSGNYSWGSEAVTRKTRILDVVYNASNNELVRTKTLVKNCIVQIDCTPFKQWYEMHYGLPIGHKKSKAAKEAESSEEDPLNKKRSNHLQRKLEGRKTEAKVDSHLEEQFTTGRIYACVASRPGQSGRGDGYILEGKELEFYLRKLRSKKGK; translated from the exons ATGG GGATATCTAGGGACAGTTGTCATAAGCGTCGGAACACTGGTGGAAAGCGAAAACCACTTCGAAAGAAGAGAAAATTCGAGCTCGGCCGTCCAGCAGCCAACACTAAA ATCGGACAAAAGAGAATCCACGTGGTAAGGTGCCGCGGTGGGAACAAGAAATACAGAGCCCTGAGATTAGATAGCGGAAACTACTCGTGGGGTTCCGAAG CTGTTACCAGAAAAACACGTATTCTGGATGTTGTCTACAATGCTAGTAACAATGAACTGGTCAGAACTAAGACACTTGTGAAGAATTGTATTGTTCAGATTGACTGTACACCTTTCAAGCAATG GTACGAGATGCACTATGGCTTACCCATTGGTCATAAGAAGTCTAAAGCTGCTAAAGAA GCTGAAAGTTCAGAGGAAGATCCTTTAAATAAAAAGCGTTCCAATCATCTTCAAAGGAAGTTGGAGGGCAGGAAAACAGAGGCAAAAGTTGATTCACATTTGGAAGAACAATTCACAACTGGAAGAATatatg CTTGTGTTGCATCAAGACCTGGTCAGAGTGGTAGAGGTGACGGTTACATACTGGAAGGAAAAGAGCTAGAATTCTATTTGAGGAAGCTCAGGTCAAAGAAAGGAAAATAA
- the LOC136249918 gene encoding dual specificity protein kinase CLK2-like isoform X1, which yields MSKRRYYEHSEQYYYHREHEDYQPYHKRPRMDHYHLDVAGPSRGYYNSSYYRDRHYRHPYNGGDHRRGRSNYSQREKRAFDYHDYGDDRKMSCKLDNRAKMLACVHNTTEPGCLQNERRRHKPNKTVSGRIRKEERDEVKQKVKDDVDGHLIYKSGDTLEHRFEIVSTLGEGTFGKVVCCKDRLSGRRVAIKIIKNVDKYRAAAKIEIRVLKQIQTFIADGQELCVQMLNWFDYHGHICLTFDLLGLSVFDFLKDNNYHPYSLLQVKQISYQLIKAVKYLHQSRLTHTDLKPENILFESSDYDLMYDPKKKQDVRVVKNTAIQLIDFGSATFDDEHHSTIVSTRHYRAPEVILELGWSHPCDMWSIGCIMFELYRGYTLFQTHDNREHLAMMEHILGKLPRRMCTETRKTNYFWNGNLQWDYDSPDGKYVRDHCRKLKRYMLSQDYEHQLLFDLMEQLLEYEPLKRITAREALRHPFFTHDHRQPIRTFGHHVAHIKNSLSSSGSGSETD from the exons ATGTCGAAAAGGAGATATTATGAACATTCAGAACAATATTATTATCATCGTGAACACGAGGACTATCAGCCCTACCATAAGAGACCACGAATGGACCATTATCACCTAGATGTAGCGGGTCCTTCCCGCGGATACTACAACAGCTCATATTATCGCGACCGGCATTACCGGCATCCGTATAATGGAGGCGACCATAGAAGAGGTCGTAGCAACTACTCACAGCGAGAAAAGAGAGCCTTTGATTATCACGATTACGGAGATGATCGGAAAATG TCGTGTAAGCTTGACAATCGTGCCAAGATGCTCGCCTGTGTTCATAATACTACCGAACCTGGGTGTTTGCAGAACGAAAGACGTCGGCATAAACCTAACAAAACAGTTAGCGGGAGAATACGAAAGGAAGAAAGGGATGAAGTCAAGCAGAAAGTGAAGGACGATGTTGACGGCCATCTCATTTACAAGAGCGGAGACACCTTGGAGCATAGAT TTGAAATTGTAAGTACACTTGGTGAAGGAACATTTGGCAAAGTGGTCTGCTGTAAAGATCG TTTGTCTGGAAGGAGAGTTGCTATTAAGATCATCAAAAATGTCGACAAGTACAG GGCTGCAGCAAAGATTGAGATaagagtactgaaacaaattcAGACATTTATTGCTGACGGACAAGA ACTTTGTGTCCAGATGCTAAACTGGTTTGATTATCATGGTCACATCTGCCTGACATTTGATCTTCTAGGACTCAGCGTGTTTGATTTTCTT AAAGACAATAACTACCATCCTTACTCATTATTGCAAGTCAAGCAAATCTCCTACCAACTCATCAAGGCTGTCAAAT ACCTACACCAGAGCAGACTGACACACACTGACCTCAAACCTGAAAACATCTTATTTGAATCCTCTGATTATGACTTGATGTATGATCCAAAGAAG AAACAAGATGTACGAGTGGTCAAAAACACAGCAATACAACTTATTGATTTTGGATCAGCCACATTTGATGATGAACATCATAGTACTATAGTATCAACAAGACATTACAGAGCGCCTGAAGTGATATTAG AGTTGGGTTGGTCTCACCCATGTGATATGTGGAGTATTGGTTGTATAATGTTTGAACTGTATCGCGGCTACACCTTATTCCAGACACATGACAATCGAGAACACTTGGCTATGATGGAACACATTTTGGGCAAATTACCAAGAAGGATGTGCACTGAAACAAGAAAAACGAACTATTTTTGGAATGGAAACTTGCAGTGGGATTACGACAGTCCTGATGGAAAATATGTCCGTGATCATTGCAGAAAATTGAAA CGATACATGCTCTCACAAGATTATGAACATCAATTGTTATTTGACCTTATGGAGCAGTTACTAGAATATGAGCCTCTAAAAAGAATTACAGCGAGGGAGGCACTAAGACATCCATTTTTCACTCATGATCACCGTCAACCTATAAGGACTTTTGGACACCATGTAGCTCACATTAAGAACTCGTTATCAAGTTCAGGCAGTGGAAGTGAAACTGATTAG